The sequence below is a genomic window from Desulfatirhabdium butyrativorans DSM 18734.
ACCCAATGGTGCGTAAAGACCATTTTCAACACATAGCGCTATATGCGATGCAATGTATTGCTGTGTGGGTGGAAACGCTCTAATCATGTGACATGTCATAACCATTTTTTCCAATGAAAGGACCCGCTATGCTGAAAACAACGATCAAGATCGAGAATTTCACCTGTTCGGCTATCGATTGCAAAATTGCAGCGCTTGGCCTGAATTTTGAGGCCCCAGCCTATGCAACCGGGGTATCGGCTGTAACCACAACAGTTGCAGCAACCAAAGCGACTGCAGCCATTGCAGCCATCGCCGCAAAATATGGAACGGCTGTTGTCGTTACCAATATGGGTGATTTCGATGACGGCGAAATCTATCCATACCAGCCGTTCATTTTGAACAAACTGGATGGTGACGGCGCTCCTGGTGCCACAGATGACGAATCGGAAGGGTATGCCGTTGGATCGGTGTGGATAGATGTCACGACATCACCGCAGGCTATCTATCAATGCGTGGATGCAACAGATGGTGCCGCCGTTTGGAAGGACCTTACGCTCGATGACCAACCGTTCGCCGAAAAAACACCCGTAAACGCAGTAGCAGCATCCGGAACAATCACATCCGATGCTACAGCCCCATCGGATGGGGATACTGTTACCATCGGGACCAAGACCTATACGTTCAAAACAGCCCTGACCCCTACAGAGGGCCAGGTCCTGATCGGTTCAAGTGCTGCCGAAGCGCTGGACAACCTGAAATCGGCAATCAACCATGAAGGTACGCCGGACACGGATTATTCGTGCGCCGAAGCCCATCCGACTGTAACGGCAACGACAAACACCAATACCACACAGCTTGTCGTTGCCAAAACAAAGGGCGTGGCTGGCAATTTGATTGCCACAACCAAAGTTTGCGATCACCTGTCATGGGGTGATGCAACGCTTGCCGGGGGCGTGAACGGAACCATTGGTGCGGCCAACGAAACGTGCGCCGATGCCAGTTATTTGTACCATTGCATCGAAACCAACACCATTTCAGACGCCAATTGGAGAAGAATTTCTCTTGGCTCCGCCTATTAAGGTTACGGGTTATACAAATGCTTCAAACTGCAGTCACCATAACGAATAATAGTTGCGGCGTGGTTCATTTGGTCGGTGAACAGTTTAACGCCCGGATTTCCGGGTATGATGAATTCACCGGTTCAATGCCCGAGAGCGTTTTCGACGCCAATGTCGCCAAATTCGCCTTGTCCTATCCGTTTGTCGAGATTGTGGAGGGCGAAACGGCGGACGATGGTATTTTGCCCGATTCTGAATCAATACCCGCTGAATCGGTATCGCTTGAAGCGATATCAGGGTTGGAAGCCACGAACGTTCAAGCGGCCATTGAAGAAATCTATTCAAAGATTCCATCGTAAGGGCGAACGTGAAGCGAAACCCCATCAATTTATTCACCAAACTCTTTCCAGGGTTTATATCCTCCGGGATCGGCCAGGACAACAACAATCTGGCCGATCCTCTACCGGTGAACGCCTTTTATGAAGATTTTTTTGGCGTTCCTGGTGATCCATCGGCCATTACCGGGCCGGTCGGGGAGGAAGATCAGCCAATCGGTGTGTTGCCGATCAATCGCTTGGCGCGGTATCCGGTATTCCAGGCAATGGCTGCGGACCCGACTATCGATAGCGCTATCAAAATGCATCTGAGTCATGCCTTGTCCGCAAAATCCGATACCGGGGAAATCGTATCCATCGAGAGTACGGACGACAAAGACGATCCGATAACGATCGATTTGAGAAACACGTTCAAGGAAAAAATCAATAAACACTGTATATCATGGGCGTTCAATGCCGCCCTGTATGGAATCTGGTTTTGCCGCGTGTACGGAAGGCCGGGCGTCGGGGTGGAGTTGGTCCGATCCGATTATTACACGCACCCGCAATTCATGCGGATGTATGAGCGGGCAGGGCAACTGGTCGGATTTTCATCGGCTTGGCAACGTAATTTTGAACGAGGCCAAATTGATTTGCTGCCGCCGTGGTCGTTTGTGGCTTTTCGGATTCCCTACTGGAAAATCGAAACGAATGCCGAACCGTTTCGGGCCGATGGCAGGGATTTCGATATTGCCAGCGACGCCTATCAGGACGAGGGGATTTGCGAGTCCCAAAATTACGGGCAATCGCTGATTGAAACGGCATTCGGGCCATGGCTGGACCTGCAGGAGGCCATCATCAGTTTGAATATGAGCCGGAAAAACGCTGCCCGACTGGAGCGGTTGATCGGCGTCAATACGGGAAAAATGAACCCGCAACGAGCCGCGCAATATCTGGGCACCATATCGAATCTGTTGTTGAAAACACAACGACAACGAGCCGCGCAATCACTGAAACGTGGATTCATCCAGACCATTATCAATCATCTCGTACCGATCTGGGGCGATGGCAAGGGGCGGCTTGAAATCAACACCATCGAGGGCAACCCCAACATCGAGGGCCTTGCGGATGTTCAGTTCCATATCAACCGGCTGGGCTCTGCCCTGGGTATCGATCCTTCATTGCTTGGGTTTGGCGAGTTGCTTTCAGGAGGTCTTGGAGATGGCGGTTTTTTCCGGGTGTCGATTCTGGCCGCAATCAGGGCTCATCTGCTACGCCGGGCGGTTTTAAGCGGAATCGAAACGCTGTTTGATATCCATGTGGCCTATAAATTCAATAAGGTTTTCCTTCCGGGTGAAAAGCCATGGCGGATCATGTTCAATTCCGTCTCTTCCGCGATGGATCGGGAGGAACAGGAAAATCGGGAAGGCCGGGCAAATTTGGCATCCATGATCGGGACCATCGTTCAGACGCTCGATCCCGACATGCAGAGTGTCGACAGGCAGGCATTTTATAATTTCCTGTGGACTGACATCATGAAAGTGGATGAAGAAAAATTTAAAGGGATGTTTCCTGGAAAAAAGATTGATCAGGCTGCGCCGGACGGTGGAGGCCAGGGTGATAACAGCGGAGACAATACGGGCGTGATGGAATCCGCTGTCGTGCAATCGGTTTTGTCGGATATCCGCAGCAGCAATCAAGGGAGGGGTGAATATGCCTGAAATTATCAAATGCCAATTCAACCTGTTCGACGAGGGCCGCAAATATACCGGCCATCATCGCAAATATATTCTGGAATCTGCAACAGCGGTTTGCTACGCGCCGGAAACCCGCGAGGGAATCCAGTTGCGCGAAAAATTCGGGTATTTCGGCCATGGCAGACGAATGCTGACGGGCAAGCTGCAATTGGGAGAAACCGAGCTTGTCAAACTGCCAAACGGCCAACAAATTTTGGTGGAAAACATCCCGTCGAACGTGACCACATTTTTTGAGGTATCAAAGAATGGTGATGTCGAACATCATCAGGAACTGTTGCTGGAGAATGAACCGGGTCGGGTGGTGATGGGGTTGCACAAGTCCCGAGTAGGCGGGTTCTCGTGGGCGTGTGGCGGTGCTGACGGCGGAAGGATGGGCGCAACCCGGATCAACAGCTTTGAGGGATTTGATTATGTCCTGAACCCCGGATTTGCCAAAAACCGTGGCTATATTCTGGAATCGGCGGATGCGCCAACACGGGACATGATCCTGGAGAACATCGGACAGATGGGTGTGAAGGACCCGGAGTCACGACTGAATTCGTGGTTGGCATCCGTACAACTGTATGCCGACGACCTGGCCGAACGGCTGGCGCAAGCGGAAATCTATGAATCGACGCTCATGGAGCAAATCGAGTCCGGGAGATCGGATATTGAATCGCTCAAACAGCGCATGTCTGATTTGCAGGCCGAAAAGGCACAACTGATCGATTCCAGAAAGCAGATTATCACCGAATGCGCTCGTAAATCCGTCATTGCCATTCCGGATCGGGTCCAGGAGGCCATGATCAGTATGGCCAACGAAAGAGATTTTTACGATATGGTCAATTTCTTCGAATCGGCCAAGCGGGTTGATCTGAGCATGTACCCGGTCAACGGGAACAGCGGATCAGTGCAAAGGATTGCAAGGCCGGTTTTTGTTGATGCTCCTGAATACGGAAGCCATGCGGCTGGGATCGATTTTGAACGGGTCGATGCCTTTTTCGTGAAAAAATAGGTCGTGACGATGGAAACGGCTATCCTCGAAAAATTGCTGGTATGCCTGACGCGGCCCGAATCGTTGGTGCTGTTGCTATGGATCGTCACCGAAAAAATCGAGCGTCGTCATGAGAGCATGACGTTTGAGGCCACCATCGAAAAAATGCTGAACCAGGAACGAGAGTTTGGCGAAACCCTGGCACGGATTTCCGGCTTGTTGCAGGGGATGCTACCAACAAGAGGCGGTTCCGTATGAAATGGTTTGGCGGAAAACGCAAAAAACGATTGATGGCAAAACAAGAAGAGCTGTTGCGCCAAATCGAGCGCAACAGAGAATTGAATCAGCATGTCCTGATTCTGGCGGAAAAAGTAAGAGCATCAATCTATGACGAAGAAAGCTGGTTCGAATGCGTTGAGAAACAGCCGAACCAGAAGAAAAATTCTGACAAAGGGACCGATGGCACACGATCATTCACAAGTCCTGCATTTGATCATCACGCTGCTTAGTGCGTATCTCTTTGTGCTCTTTGCGTGGTGGTGGATCAAACAGGGTGGCGCTACCATGATTTACGGCATTACCTGTGTGCTTATGCTGGGGTTGTGCTTGACCCATTTGGGAGCATGGTATCTGTATTGGTGCCTGGCCAACGAAATGCATTGTTTAAACTTTCTGAGCGCATGGTGGTGGCCATATCGCCAATACCCTACATTGATCGCACTGGTTGTTTATGCGATCCATGTTACATGCAGGGCCTGTTTTTCAACACGATTAAAAAACAATATGCGCCGATTGGGTGATTTATGACGGATGTGTTTGTAGCGTTACGAATACCGTGTGCTGCGTTTGGCGGGATAATCGGCATGGTTTTGGTGTGCCGGTTGCTCATGGGAATTTTCGCCGTTGATCCAAGCCAGGAATTGCGTGAGAAAAACGCGGCTTTCGGCTTGGCTGCAATGGGAATCTTTATCGGTTCCGGCTTGATGGTCGGTTTAATCATCGGATTCGGGGTGATGCGTTGACACCGGAATTTCTGAAAGAATTTGATATCCTGATGCAGGACGAAGGCGCCTATTCGAACAACCCGAAGGATCCGGGAGGGGAGACGAAATGGGGGTTTTCTCGTCGGTGGAATCCAGATATCCCGGATGCTCAATGGGCGACATGGTCCAGGGAAGATTCCAAGCAGAGGGCCTGGGATCGGTATTGGTCTGCCTACCGTCTGGATGAGATCAAGCATCGGAGGATCCAGCACCAGCTTTTCAACATGGGGTTCCTGTGCGGCATGAAACCAATCGTCATGTGTCTGCAGAAGGTATTGAACAAGCTGGGGGAATTCGTGACCGTAGATGGTATCATCGGAAAAGAGACGATTTCGGCCGTCAATCGATACCGAAATGAAATGGCTTTGGATGCGGCAATGGAAAGCGAAATCGCCCAATACTTGATGGGTCTGCCGAAGAAGAACGCTTTCATCAATGGGTGGCTCAGTCGCAACGATCGGGATTGGGGAGAAAACAAGGCATGATATCCATTGATCGATACATTCTGGAATTCGTCGGAAATAATTGGATCACGCTGTATTTGCTGTTCACGATCCTCAAGGGTGTTGCCATCATGACAGATTCTGTCAAGGACGATCGGATCGTGACGCTGCTGGGCCAGGTGTGGTCTGTGCTGCGCAGCGGCCGGGTGCCGGATCGGCTGGAAGGGTGCGATGGCAAGGAGGATAGTCATGCCAATGCATGAATGGGATGACGCGGTGCCGGAGGCCGAAGGCCCGCAGCCGATTATCACGATACCTGTCTCTGGAATCCTGAATTGGTATCAGGGACGGAAACAGAAGGAAATCGAAGAATTCAAACGACAAGAGGAAATCTACAGGAGGATCATCAACGATGGAAAAGGCGATTCTGATTTTCAGCGCGATTAA
It includes:
- a CDS encoding portal protein; this translates as MKRNPINLFTKLFPGFISSGIGQDNNNLADPLPVNAFYEDFFGVPGDPSAITGPVGEEDQPIGVLPINRLARYPVFQAMAADPTIDSAIKMHLSHALSAKSDTGEIVSIESTDDKDDPITIDLRNTFKEKINKHCISWAFNAALYGIWFCRVYGRPGVGVELVRSDYYTHPQFMRMYERAGQLVGFSSAWQRNFERGQIDLLPPWSFVAFRIPYWKIETNAEPFRADGRDFDIASDAYQDEGICESQNYGQSLIETAFGPWLDLQEAIISLNMSRKNAARLERLIGVNTGKMNPQRAAQYLGTISNLLLKTQRQRAAQSLKRGFIQTIINHLVPIWGDGKGRLEINTIEGNPNIEGLADVQFHINRLGSALGIDPSLLGFGELLSGGLGDGGFFRVSILAAIRAHLLRRAVLSGIETLFDIHVAYKFNKVFLPGEKPWRIMFNSVSSAMDREEQENREGRANLASMIGTIVQTLDPDMQSVDRQAFYNFLWTDIMKVDEEKFKGMFPGKKIDQAAPDGGGQGDNSGDNTGVMESAVVQSVLSDIRSSNQGRGEYA
- a CDS encoding glycosyl hydrolase 108 family protein, whose translation is MTPEFLKEFDILMQDEGAYSNNPKDPGGETKWGFSRRWNPDIPDAQWATWSREDSKQRAWDRYWSAYRLDEIKHRRIQHQLFNMGFLCGMKPIVMCLQKVLNKLGEFVTVDGIIGKETISAVNRYRNEMALDAAMESEIAQYLMGLPKKNAFINGWLSRNDRDWGENKA